The following proteins are encoded in a genomic region of Cricetulus griseus strain 17A/GY chromosome 7, alternate assembly CriGri-PICRH-1.0, whole genome shotgun sequence:
- the Cep131 gene encoding centrosomal protein of 131 kDa isoform X3, whose translation MKGSRTISAAPEGSPEGVDLSLVGLPPPMSQRPSSASATKSIVRSVSVATGTEPRKKALEAAGPGGSRAINNLRRSNSTTQVNQSWTSSPRPADPSDFLMLFEGGASGRRRMASPSKASSEKEASWNVLDDQPRGFGLPASVQSPSTLDSALGPRRKECALAPSFTVNNRSNKGAVGNCVTTMVHNHYSSLKKASPPKSSNQTAPSLNNIIKAAAHESTEGSDFGKPRKNFSGGSHSTRGATSLLRRKEVTEEEAERFIHQVNQAAVTIQRWYRRQVQRRQAGAASLEHLLASKREGQRQRLGRGNLLDLHRQEETARKKAREEKARRARQAAIQELQQKRAQKASEAEHRPPKDRPETRAPGQPRPMQEPPLVPGSVTHPALKANNANVSVYPTGPGDPCPPASESFPQPQQPPEDKPQAIHSQDAAREDLEVLGTARGKARARATLDELLDTLRILEEEPEPLPRPRTYHKDRYAWTDEPPMLGRLQEDDTNSLTADNLEKFGKLSAPPGPPDDGTLLSEAKLQSIMNFLDEMERSAQDQPAPHRESLVLEAGPRLLELGSERSASMMRLKLEVEEKKQAMVLLQRALAQQRDLTIRRVKETEKELSRQLRQQKEHYEATIQRHLSFIDQLIEDKKILSEKCEAVVAELKHGDQRCQERVAQMQEQHELEIKKLKELMSATEKIRREKWINEKTKKIKEITVRGLEPEIQKLIAKHKQEVRRLRGLHEAELQQREEQAAQRHLRQEEELREHLEREKEALARQERERAQQRFEQHLEQEHQALEQQRRRLYNEVAEEKERLGQQAARQRAELEESSATLTQTLRAEFEKSREEQEQRHQMELKALKDQLEAERQAWVASCAKKEEAWMLNRERELKEEIRKGRDQEIELVIHRLEADMALVKEESERAAESRVKRVRDKYELELSELEQSERKLQERCTELKGRLGEAEGEKERLQSLVRQKEKELEDVRVVNTQMCGERASLAQVVRQEFADQLAASQEENQRVKAELAELQARQQMELDEVHRRGPAAGRVTVSTQHLSPS comes from the exons GCCAGCAGATCCCAGCGACTTCCTGATGCTCTTTGAAGGTGGCGCCAGTGGGAGAAGGAGGATGGCCAGTCCTAGCAAGGCGTCCAGTGAGAAGGAAGCCTCTTGGAATGTCCTG GATGACCAGCCTAGGGGCTTTGGTCTGCCAGCCAGTGTCCAGAGTCCCAGCACCCTTGACTCTGCCTTGGGCCCACGGAGGAAGGAGTGTGCCCTGGCGCCCAGCTTCACTGTTAACAACAG GAGCAACAAAGGAGCCGTGGGTAACTGTGTCACCACCATGGTGCACAACCACTATAGCTCCTTGAAGAAGGCGTCACCTCCCAAGAGCTCCAACCAGACAGCCCCCTCCCTCAA CAATATCATCAAGGCCGCAGCTCACGAGAGCACCGAGGGCAGTGACTTTGGGAAGCCTCGGAAGAACTTCTCTGGTGGCAGTCACTCCACCCGAGGCGCCACCAGCCTGCTGAGGCGGAAGGAAGTTACTGAGGAGGAAGCTGAGAG GTTTATCCACCAGGTAAACCAGGCGGCAGTCACCATCCAGCGCTGGTACCGCCGCCAGGTACAGAGACGCCAAGCAGGAGCGGCAAGCCTCGAACACCTGCTGGCGTCCAAGCGAGAG gggcagaggcaacGGCTGGGTAGGGGGAACCTTCTGGACCTGCACCGGCAGGAGGAGACAGCAAGGAAGAAGGCCCGGGAGGAGAAGGCTCGCCGGGCCAGGCAGGCAGCCATTCAG GAACTGCAACAGAAACGAGCCCAGAAGGCAAGCGAGGCTGAGCACAGGCCACCTAAGGACAGACCGGAGACCAGAGCACCAGGACAGCCTCGACCCATGCAGGAGCCGCCCCTGGTGCCAGGCAGTGTTACCCACCCGGCCCTCAAGGCCAACAATGCTA ATGTCAGCGTCTACCCTACAGGCCCAGGAGACCCCTGCCCTCCTGCCTCTGAGTCATTCCCACAGccccagcagcctccagaggaCAAACCACAG GCCATCCATTCCCAGGATGCAGCAAGAGAGGACTTGGAAGTGTTGGGCACTGCTAGGGGCAAGGCCAGGGCCAGGGCAACCCTGGATGAGCTGCTAGACACACTGAGGATACTGGAGGAGGAGCCTGAGCCGCTGCCCCGCCCCAGGACCTATCACAAAGACAGATACGCCTGGACAGATGAG CCTCCAATGCTGGGCCGCCTGCAGGAGGATGACACCAACTCCCTGACAGCCGACAACCTGGAGAAGTTTGGGAAACTGAGTGCACCCCCAGGTCCACCCGATGACGGCACCCTGCTCTCAGAGGCAAAACTGCAAAGCATCATGAACTTCTTGGATGAGATGGAGAGGTCGGCACAGGACCAGCCGGCGCCCCATCGGGAG AGCCTGGTGCTGGAGGCGGGCCCAAGGCTCCTGGAGCTGGGTTCTGAGAGGAGTGCGTCCATGATGCGGCTGAAgttggaggtggaggagaagaaGCAGGCCATGGTTCTCCTTCAGAGAGCTCTG GCGCAGCAGCGGGACCTCACCATTCGACGTGtcaaggagacagagaaggagctGAGCCGGCAGCTGCGACAGCAGAAGGAGCACTATGAGGCCACCATCCAACGGCACTTGTCCTTTATTGACCAG CTGATTGAAGACAAGAAGATTCTGAGTGAGAAGTGCGAGGCAGTGGTAGCTGAGCTGAAGCATGGGGACCAGCGGTGTCAGGAGCGCGTGGCCCAGATGCAGGAGCAGCACGAGCTG GAGATTAAGAAACTCAAAGAACTCATGAGTGCCACTGAGAAAATCCGCCGTGAGAAGTGGatcaatgagaaaacaaaaaagatcaaAGAAATCACAGTCAGAG GTCTGGAGCCGGAGATCCAGAAACTCATTGCCAAACACAAGCAAGAGGTGAGGAGGCTCAGGGGCCTGCACGAGGCTGAGCTGCAGCAGCGTGAGGAGCAGGCCGCACAGCGCCACCTGCGCCAGGAAGAAGAGCTGCGGGAACACCTAGAGCGCGAGAAGGAGGCGCTGGCCAGGCAGGAGCGTGAACGCGCCCAGCAGAG GTTTGAGCAGCACCTGGAGCAGGAACATCAGGCCCTGGAGCAGCAGCGGCGGCGACTCTACAATGAGGTGGCTGAAGAGAAGGAGCGACTGGGCCAGCAGGCAGCCAG gcagcgGGCAGAGCTGGAGGAGAGCAGCGCGACTCTGACTCAAACCCTGAGAGCCGAGTTTGAGAAGAGCCGGGAGGAACAAGAGCAGAGGCATCAG ATGGAGCTGAAAGCCCTGAAGGACCAGCTGGAAGCTGAGAGACAGGCGTGGGTGGCCAGCTGTGCCAAGAAGGAG GAAGCATGGATGCTGAACAGGGAACGGGAACTGAAGGAAGAGATCCGAAAAGGCCGAGACCAGGAGATCGAGCTGGTCATCCATCGACTGGAGGCCGACATGGCACTGGTCAAGGAGGAGAGCGAGAGGGCGGCCGAGAGCCG CGTGAAGCGTGTGCGGGACAAGTATGAACTGGAGCTCTCCGAGCTGGAGCAGTCAGAGCGGAAGCTCCAGGAGCGGTGCACAGAGCTGAAAGGCCGCCTCGGGGAGGCCGAGGGGGAGAAGGAGCGCCTGCAGTCCCTGGTACggcagaaggagaaggaactggaagacGTGAGGGTG GTGAACACACAGATGTGCGGTGAGAGGGCCAGCCTGGCCCAGGTGGTCCGACAGGAGTTTGCAGACCAACTGGCAGCCTCCCAGGAGGAAAACCAGAGGGTGAAGGCGGAGCTTGCTGAGCTGCAGGCCCGCCAGCAGATGGAGCTAGATGAGGTGCATCGGAG GGGGCCTGCTGCAGGGAGGGTGACAGTGAGCACCCAGCATCTTAGTCCTTCCTGA
- the Cep131 gene encoding centrosomal protein of 131 kDa isoform X1, whose product MKGSRTISAAPEGSPEGVDLSLVGLPPPMSQRPSSASATKSIVRSVSVATGTEPRKKALEAAGPGGSRAINNLRRSNSTTQVNQSWTSSPRPADPSDFLMLFEGGASGRRRMASPSKASSEKEASWNVLDDQPRGFGLPASVQSPSTLDSALGPRRKECALAPSFTVNNRSNKGAVGNCVTTMVHNHYSSLKKASPPKSSNQTAPSLNNIIKAAAHESTEGSDFGKPRKNFSGGSHSTRGATSLLRRKEVTEEEAERFIHQVNQAAVTIQRWYRRQVQRRQAGAASLEHLLASKREGQRQRLGRGNLLDLHRQEETARKKAREEKARRARQAAIQELQQKRAQKASEAEHRPPKDRPETRAPGQPRPMQEPPLVPGSVTHPALKANNANVSVYPTGPGDPCPPASESFPQPQQPPEDKPQAIHSQDAAREDLEVLGTARGKARARATLDELLDTLRILEEEPEPLPRPRTYHKDRYAWTDEPPMLGRLQEDDTNSLTADNLEKFGKLSAPPGPPDDGTLLSEAKLQSIMNFLDEMERSAQDQPAPHRESLVLEAGPRLLELGSERSASMMRLKLEVEEKKQAMVLLQRALAQQRDLTIRRVKETEKELSRQLRQQKEHYEATIQRHLSFIDQLIEDKKILSEKCEAVVAELKHGDQRCQERVAQMQEQHELEIKKLKELMSATEKIRREKWINEKTKKIKEITVRGLEPEIQKLIAKHKQEVRRLRGLHEAELQQREEQAAQRHLRQEEELREHLEREKEALARQERERAQQRFEQHLEQEHQALEQQRRRLYNEVAEEKERLGQQAARQRAELEESSATLTQTLRAEFEKSREEQEQRHQMELKALKDQLEAERQAWVASCAKKEEAWMLNRERELKEEIRKGRDQEIELVIHRLEADMALVKEESERAAESRVKRVRDKYELELSELEQSERKLQERCTELKGRLGEAEGEKERLQSLVRQKEKELEDVRVVNTQMCGERASLAQVVRQEFADQLAASQEENQRVKAELAELQARQQMELDEVHRRVKTALAKKEEAVNSLRKQHEAAVKRADHLEELLEQHRRPSLNAK is encoded by the exons GCCAGCAGATCCCAGCGACTTCCTGATGCTCTTTGAAGGTGGCGCCAGTGGGAGAAGGAGGATGGCCAGTCCTAGCAAGGCGTCCAGTGAGAAGGAAGCCTCTTGGAATGTCCTG GATGACCAGCCTAGGGGCTTTGGTCTGCCAGCCAGTGTCCAGAGTCCCAGCACCCTTGACTCTGCCTTGGGCCCACGGAGGAAGGAGTGTGCCCTGGCGCCCAGCTTCACTGTTAACAACAG GAGCAACAAAGGAGCCGTGGGTAACTGTGTCACCACCATGGTGCACAACCACTATAGCTCCTTGAAGAAGGCGTCACCTCCCAAGAGCTCCAACCAGACAGCCCCCTCCCTCAA CAATATCATCAAGGCCGCAGCTCACGAGAGCACCGAGGGCAGTGACTTTGGGAAGCCTCGGAAGAACTTCTCTGGTGGCAGTCACTCCACCCGAGGCGCCACCAGCCTGCTGAGGCGGAAGGAAGTTACTGAGGAGGAAGCTGAGAG GTTTATCCACCAGGTAAACCAGGCGGCAGTCACCATCCAGCGCTGGTACCGCCGCCAGGTACAGAGACGCCAAGCAGGAGCGGCAAGCCTCGAACACCTGCTGGCGTCCAAGCGAGAG gggcagaggcaacGGCTGGGTAGGGGGAACCTTCTGGACCTGCACCGGCAGGAGGAGACAGCAAGGAAGAAGGCCCGGGAGGAGAAGGCTCGCCGGGCCAGGCAGGCAGCCATTCAG GAACTGCAACAGAAACGAGCCCAGAAGGCAAGCGAGGCTGAGCACAGGCCACCTAAGGACAGACCGGAGACCAGAGCACCAGGACAGCCTCGACCCATGCAGGAGCCGCCCCTGGTGCCAGGCAGTGTTACCCACCCGGCCCTCAAGGCCAACAATGCTA ATGTCAGCGTCTACCCTACAGGCCCAGGAGACCCCTGCCCTCCTGCCTCTGAGTCATTCCCACAGccccagcagcctccagaggaCAAACCACAG GCCATCCATTCCCAGGATGCAGCAAGAGAGGACTTGGAAGTGTTGGGCACTGCTAGGGGCAAGGCCAGGGCCAGGGCAACCCTGGATGAGCTGCTAGACACACTGAGGATACTGGAGGAGGAGCCTGAGCCGCTGCCCCGCCCCAGGACCTATCACAAAGACAGATACGCCTGGACAGATGAG CCTCCAATGCTGGGCCGCCTGCAGGAGGATGACACCAACTCCCTGACAGCCGACAACCTGGAGAAGTTTGGGAAACTGAGTGCACCCCCAGGTCCACCCGATGACGGCACCCTGCTCTCAGAGGCAAAACTGCAAAGCATCATGAACTTCTTGGATGAGATGGAGAGGTCGGCACAGGACCAGCCGGCGCCCCATCGGGAG AGCCTGGTGCTGGAGGCGGGCCCAAGGCTCCTGGAGCTGGGTTCTGAGAGGAGTGCGTCCATGATGCGGCTGAAgttggaggtggaggagaagaaGCAGGCCATGGTTCTCCTTCAGAGAGCTCTG GCGCAGCAGCGGGACCTCACCATTCGACGTGtcaaggagacagagaaggagctGAGCCGGCAGCTGCGACAGCAGAAGGAGCACTATGAGGCCACCATCCAACGGCACTTGTCCTTTATTGACCAG CTGATTGAAGACAAGAAGATTCTGAGTGAGAAGTGCGAGGCAGTGGTAGCTGAGCTGAAGCATGGGGACCAGCGGTGTCAGGAGCGCGTGGCCCAGATGCAGGAGCAGCACGAGCTG GAGATTAAGAAACTCAAAGAACTCATGAGTGCCACTGAGAAAATCCGCCGTGAGAAGTGGatcaatgagaaaacaaaaaagatcaaAGAAATCACAGTCAGAG GTCTGGAGCCGGAGATCCAGAAACTCATTGCCAAACACAAGCAAGAGGTGAGGAGGCTCAGGGGCCTGCACGAGGCTGAGCTGCAGCAGCGTGAGGAGCAGGCCGCACAGCGCCACCTGCGCCAGGAAGAAGAGCTGCGGGAACACCTAGAGCGCGAGAAGGAGGCGCTGGCCAGGCAGGAGCGTGAACGCGCCCAGCAGAG GTTTGAGCAGCACCTGGAGCAGGAACATCAGGCCCTGGAGCAGCAGCGGCGGCGACTCTACAATGAGGTGGCTGAAGAGAAGGAGCGACTGGGCCAGCAGGCAGCCAG gcagcgGGCAGAGCTGGAGGAGAGCAGCGCGACTCTGACTCAAACCCTGAGAGCCGAGTTTGAGAAGAGCCGGGAGGAACAAGAGCAGAGGCATCAG ATGGAGCTGAAAGCCCTGAAGGACCAGCTGGAAGCTGAGAGACAGGCGTGGGTGGCCAGCTGTGCCAAGAAGGAG GAAGCATGGATGCTGAACAGGGAACGGGAACTGAAGGAAGAGATCCGAAAAGGCCGAGACCAGGAGATCGAGCTGGTCATCCATCGACTGGAGGCCGACATGGCACTGGTCAAGGAGGAGAGCGAGAGGGCGGCCGAGAGCCG CGTGAAGCGTGTGCGGGACAAGTATGAACTGGAGCTCTCCGAGCTGGAGCAGTCAGAGCGGAAGCTCCAGGAGCGGTGCACAGAGCTGAAAGGCCGCCTCGGGGAGGCCGAGGGGGAGAAGGAGCGCCTGCAGTCCCTGGTACggcagaaggagaaggaactggaagacGTGAGGGTG GTGAACACACAGATGTGCGGTGAGAGGGCCAGCCTGGCCCAGGTGGTCCGACAGGAGTTTGCAGACCAACTGGCAGCCTCCCAGGAGGAAAACCAGAGGGTGAAGGCGGAGCTTGCTGAGCTGCAGGCCCGCCAGCAGATGGAGCTAGATGAGGTGCATCGGAG GGTGAAGACGGCTCTCGCCAAGAAGGAGGAGGCCGTGAACAGTCTCCGGAAACAGCACGAG GCCGCTGTGAAACGGGCAGACCACCTAGAGGAGCTTCTGGAGCAACACAGACGGCCATCTTTGAATGCTAAGTGA
- the Cep131 gene encoding centrosomal protein of 131 kDa isoform X2 produces MKGSRTISAAPEGSPEGVDLSLVGLPPPMSQRPSSASATKSIVRSVSVATGTEPRKKALEAAGPGGSRAINNLRRSNSTTQVNQSWTSSPRPADPSDFLMLFEGGASGRRRMASPSKASSEKEASWNVLDDQPRGFGLPASVQSPSTLDSALGPRRKECALAPSFTVNNRSNKGAVGNCVTTMVHNHYSSLKKASPPKSSNQTAPSLNNIIKAAAHESTEGSDFGKPRKNFSGGSHSTRGATSLLRRKEVTEEEAERFIHQVNQAAVTIQRWYRRQVQRRQAGAASLEHLLASKREGQRQRLGRGNLLDLHRQEETARKKAREEKARRARQAAIQELQQKRAQKASEAEHRPPKDRPETRAPGQPRPMQEPPLVPGSVTHPALKANNANVSVYPTGPGDPCPPASESFPQPQQPPEDKPQAIHSQDAAREDLEVLGTARGKARARATLDELLDTLRILEEEPEPLPRPRTYHKDRYAWTDEEDDTNSLTADNLEKFGKLSAPPGPPDDGTLLSEAKLQSIMNFLDEMERSAQDQPAPHRESLVLEAGPRLLELGSERSASMMRLKLEVEEKKQAMVLLQRALAQQRDLTIRRVKETEKELSRQLRQQKEHYEATIQRHLSFIDQLIEDKKILSEKCEAVVAELKHGDQRCQERVAQMQEQHELEIKKLKELMSATEKIRREKWINEKTKKIKEITVRGLEPEIQKLIAKHKQEVRRLRGLHEAELQQREEQAAQRHLRQEEELREHLEREKEALARQERERAQQRFEQHLEQEHQALEQQRRRLYNEVAEEKERLGQQAARQRAELEESSATLTQTLRAEFEKSREEQEQRHQMELKALKDQLEAERQAWVASCAKKEEAWMLNRERELKEEIRKGRDQEIELVIHRLEADMALVKEESERAAESRVKRVRDKYELELSELEQSERKLQERCTELKGRLGEAEGEKERLQSLVRQKEKELEDVRVVNTQMCGERASLAQVVRQEFADQLAASQEENQRVKAELAELQARQQMELDEVHRRVKTALAKKEEAVNSLRKQHEAAVKRADHLEELLEQHRRPSLNAK; encoded by the exons GCCAGCAGATCCCAGCGACTTCCTGATGCTCTTTGAAGGTGGCGCCAGTGGGAGAAGGAGGATGGCCAGTCCTAGCAAGGCGTCCAGTGAGAAGGAAGCCTCTTGGAATGTCCTG GATGACCAGCCTAGGGGCTTTGGTCTGCCAGCCAGTGTCCAGAGTCCCAGCACCCTTGACTCTGCCTTGGGCCCACGGAGGAAGGAGTGTGCCCTGGCGCCCAGCTTCACTGTTAACAACAG GAGCAACAAAGGAGCCGTGGGTAACTGTGTCACCACCATGGTGCACAACCACTATAGCTCCTTGAAGAAGGCGTCACCTCCCAAGAGCTCCAACCAGACAGCCCCCTCCCTCAA CAATATCATCAAGGCCGCAGCTCACGAGAGCACCGAGGGCAGTGACTTTGGGAAGCCTCGGAAGAACTTCTCTGGTGGCAGTCACTCCACCCGAGGCGCCACCAGCCTGCTGAGGCGGAAGGAAGTTACTGAGGAGGAAGCTGAGAG GTTTATCCACCAGGTAAACCAGGCGGCAGTCACCATCCAGCGCTGGTACCGCCGCCAGGTACAGAGACGCCAAGCAGGAGCGGCAAGCCTCGAACACCTGCTGGCGTCCAAGCGAGAG gggcagaggcaacGGCTGGGTAGGGGGAACCTTCTGGACCTGCACCGGCAGGAGGAGACAGCAAGGAAGAAGGCCCGGGAGGAGAAGGCTCGCCGGGCCAGGCAGGCAGCCATTCAG GAACTGCAACAGAAACGAGCCCAGAAGGCAAGCGAGGCTGAGCACAGGCCACCTAAGGACAGACCGGAGACCAGAGCACCAGGACAGCCTCGACCCATGCAGGAGCCGCCCCTGGTGCCAGGCAGTGTTACCCACCCGGCCCTCAAGGCCAACAATGCTA ATGTCAGCGTCTACCCTACAGGCCCAGGAGACCCCTGCCCTCCTGCCTCTGAGTCATTCCCACAGccccagcagcctccagaggaCAAACCACAG GCCATCCATTCCCAGGATGCAGCAAGAGAGGACTTGGAAGTGTTGGGCACTGCTAGGGGCAAGGCCAGGGCCAGGGCAACCCTGGATGAGCTGCTAGACACACTGAGGATACTGGAGGAGGAGCCTGAGCCGCTGCCCCGCCCCAGGACCTATCACAAAGACAGATACGCCTGGACAGATGAG GAGGATGACACCAACTCCCTGACAGCCGACAACCTGGAGAAGTTTGGGAAACTGAGTGCACCCCCAGGTCCACCCGATGACGGCACCCTGCTCTCAGAGGCAAAACTGCAAAGCATCATGAACTTCTTGGATGAGATGGAGAGGTCGGCACAGGACCAGCCGGCGCCCCATCGGGAG AGCCTGGTGCTGGAGGCGGGCCCAAGGCTCCTGGAGCTGGGTTCTGAGAGGAGTGCGTCCATGATGCGGCTGAAgttggaggtggaggagaagaaGCAGGCCATGGTTCTCCTTCAGAGAGCTCTG GCGCAGCAGCGGGACCTCACCATTCGACGTGtcaaggagacagagaaggagctGAGCCGGCAGCTGCGACAGCAGAAGGAGCACTATGAGGCCACCATCCAACGGCACTTGTCCTTTATTGACCAG CTGATTGAAGACAAGAAGATTCTGAGTGAGAAGTGCGAGGCAGTGGTAGCTGAGCTGAAGCATGGGGACCAGCGGTGTCAGGAGCGCGTGGCCCAGATGCAGGAGCAGCACGAGCTG GAGATTAAGAAACTCAAAGAACTCATGAGTGCCACTGAGAAAATCCGCCGTGAGAAGTGGatcaatgagaaaacaaaaaagatcaaAGAAATCACAGTCAGAG GTCTGGAGCCGGAGATCCAGAAACTCATTGCCAAACACAAGCAAGAGGTGAGGAGGCTCAGGGGCCTGCACGAGGCTGAGCTGCAGCAGCGTGAGGAGCAGGCCGCACAGCGCCACCTGCGCCAGGAAGAAGAGCTGCGGGAACACCTAGAGCGCGAGAAGGAGGCGCTGGCCAGGCAGGAGCGTGAACGCGCCCAGCAGAG GTTTGAGCAGCACCTGGAGCAGGAACATCAGGCCCTGGAGCAGCAGCGGCGGCGACTCTACAATGAGGTGGCTGAAGAGAAGGAGCGACTGGGCCAGCAGGCAGCCAG gcagcgGGCAGAGCTGGAGGAGAGCAGCGCGACTCTGACTCAAACCCTGAGAGCCGAGTTTGAGAAGAGCCGGGAGGAACAAGAGCAGAGGCATCAG ATGGAGCTGAAAGCCCTGAAGGACCAGCTGGAAGCTGAGAGACAGGCGTGGGTGGCCAGCTGTGCCAAGAAGGAG GAAGCATGGATGCTGAACAGGGAACGGGAACTGAAGGAAGAGATCCGAAAAGGCCGAGACCAGGAGATCGAGCTGGTCATCCATCGACTGGAGGCCGACATGGCACTGGTCAAGGAGGAGAGCGAGAGGGCGGCCGAGAGCCG CGTGAAGCGTGTGCGGGACAAGTATGAACTGGAGCTCTCCGAGCTGGAGCAGTCAGAGCGGAAGCTCCAGGAGCGGTGCACAGAGCTGAAAGGCCGCCTCGGGGAGGCCGAGGGGGAGAAGGAGCGCCTGCAGTCCCTGGTACggcagaaggagaaggaactggaagacGTGAGGGTG GTGAACACACAGATGTGCGGTGAGAGGGCCAGCCTGGCCCAGGTGGTCCGACAGGAGTTTGCAGACCAACTGGCAGCCTCCCAGGAGGAAAACCAGAGGGTGAAGGCGGAGCTTGCTGAGCTGCAGGCCCGCCAGCAGATGGAGCTAGATGAGGTGCATCGGAG GGTGAAGACGGCTCTCGCCAAGAAGGAGGAGGCCGTGAACAGTCTCCGGAAACAGCACGAG GCCGCTGTGAAACGGGCAGACCACCTAGAGGAGCTTCTGGAGCAACACAGACGGCCATCTTTGAATGCTAAGTGA